The genomic window CCTCCTGGGAAGGATGCGGCCGCACCCGCGGATGTCCGTCGAACGACTTCGACATCCACGTGACGCGGCCTAGCCACCCAGGATGATAGGCAGGCGGACGGCGAATGCCACACCGCCCACCGAAATTTAACAACCTGTCGACACGGCTCATTTGCGAAATTCGGCGTGGCAAGGCTCGCCCGCTTCGGCCCGAGGGCGTCGCATCCCGCGGGGGGAGGCGGGGAGACTCAGCCTGTTTTCGCCGGGCCCAGCGACTCGCGGAGCTTCTTCGCCTCCGGGTGCTCGGGGTCCTGCTTCAGGACGCCGTCCAGCGTCTTCCTGGCCTCGTCCCGCCGGCCGAGGTCGAGCTGGGCGCGGGCGATCCGGGTGCGGATGTCGTTCGGCTTCTTGGCCTTCAGCGAGAGCCCCGTCTCGTACTCCTCGATCGCCTCGGCGAGCTTGCCGGAGCGGGCGCGGGCATCGGCGAGGATGACGTGGGCGGCGGGGTCGTAGACGTCGATCTGCAGCCACTGCTCGGCCCACTTCGCGGCCTCTTCGGGCCGGCCTCCGGCGAGGTGCCGCTCGGCGAGCTCCTTGCGGATCGTGACGTCGTCGGCGTCGTTCGCGGCAATCATCGCCAGGTCGTCGAGGAATTTGTCGGTCCGCTTCTGCCGGAAGTGGATCCGGGCCAGGCTGGCGATCCACTTGGTGTTGTAGGGGTCGTCCTTGCGGGCGATCTCGAAGAGCTTCTCGGCCTCGTCGAGCAGGCCGGCTTTCATCCGGAGCTGGCCCAGGAGGTCGGCCACGCGCTCGTCCGGCTTCGCCTCGTCGAGGGCCGGCTCCAGGACGGCCCTCGCCGCGTCGTCGTCGCCGATGCTCGAGAGCAGCCGGGCCTTCACGTAGCTGGCCAGCGGGTGGTGCGGCTTCAGCGAGAGGGCCTTCTCCGCCAGCGGGCGGGCCTCCTTGTAATCCCGGCGGGCGTAGTGCTCGTAGGCCATCTGCGCGTTGAGGTCCGGATCTTCGGGCTTCTGCTTGAGCTGGCGCTCGAGCTGCGAGAACTTGACCGGCTTCTCTTCATTGACGCGGACGCGGATCGACTTGATGACCTCGTCGAGGTAGGCGAGGTAGGCCTTCTCGAAGTCCGCCTTCTCGACGCCGAAGCATTCGCGGATCGCCCGGTCGGTCGTCAGGCCGCGGCGGTAGGCCATGAGCATCTTGATGAGGGCGTCGTCGCCGAACCGCTTGAGCATGTACCGGGCGTAGAGCTGCGCCTGGCAGTAGGCCATCTGGCGGTCCTCCGGCTCGTTCGGCCGGATGAACCCCAGGTTGATGGTGTCGAGGTTCAGCAGCTTGGATCGCCCCGGCACCCGTTCCAGCAGCATCTTGTTCCACTCCTGGGGCCGCGGGAATCCCTCGCTCTCGACGGCGAGGGCCTCGGTGTACCAGTGGGGGATGTTGAATTCGGTCTGCTGGAGGGTGATCACGTGGACGAGCTCGTGCTTGAGCACGCGGGCCCAGTTGAACGGCTTGCCCGTGGCCTTGGGGCTGGCCAGCGCTACGACCTTCCCCGTGCAGGCGCCGACCGTCGGGATGAAGGGGAGGGCGATCGTCCGGCCGCTGAACCACTGGTGGTTCTTCATGATCTCGATGCGGGTCCGCCCGGGCGGGACGTATCCGAAGCGGGTGGTCAGCTCGTCGTAGATCGACTCCAGGTAGCGGGCCATGTACTTGCCCAGGAGCTCGTCCTGGGTCGGATCCACGAGGACGCTGTAGTGCTTCGACTCGATGGGCGAGTAGGACTCCATGTGCTTGAGGACCTTCATCATGTTGTCGGCCCGGACGTTGAACGGGTCGGCGGCGAAGGCTTCCTCGAAGAGGCTGCGGGCCTCGGCCTCGCGGCCGATCTGCATATAGAGCATGCCCAGGCCGATGGGGGCATCGGCTCGCGTCGGGTCGGCCTGCGCGGCGAGCAGGAAGGCCCGCTCGGCGGACAGGTACTTGCGGCGGTCCGCCAGCCGTTCGGCCAGGGCCGCGTAGAACGTCGCGGGATTCGGGCTGTTCGCCAGGGCCATCAGCTCCGCGGCCTGCGCGCCCGGGGCGTCCACCAGCAGTCGCCGCGAGGCCGCCAGCCGGGCCAGGGCGTCCTCGTCGCGGGGATTCTCGGCGACGGCCTTCTCCGCGGCCTTGAGGGCGTCGGTGAACCGCTCGTCGGAGATGTTGAGGTCGGCCAGCAGGACGTACGCCGGGGCGAAGTGCGGGTTGACGCCGAGGGCGGCCTCCGCCTTCTTCCGACCCGCGGCGAGCCGGTAGCCCTGGAGGTCGGCCTGGCCGAGCGTGACGAGGACCTCCGGGGAGAGCGGGTTGATCTGCTGGGCGCGGGCCAGCTCCTTGGCGGCGGCCCGCTCGTTGTACCCGGAGAGGAACAGCTTGCCCTCGAGCCAAGGCGCCTGCCAGCAGTTCTGGTCCGCCCGCAGGGCGGCCTCGTAGATCTCGTTGATCACGTCGTTGAGCGCGCCGCTGAGCTCCTCGCCGCGTGCCGTGGACCGGTAGTAGCGCTCGGCGGCCTGGCCGACGATCAGGAGGTTCTCGGCGTTGCGGGCGAGGTCGGCGGGGCGGCCGTTGTAGTGGTCGACGAACCACTTGCAGGCCTGGACGGCCTCCTCCCGCTTGCCGCGTGCCTCCAGCAGGCGGGCGGCGACCCACCGCGCGGGGATGTGGTCGGGGCTCTTCTCCAGGGCCTTCTTCGCGGCCGCCTCCGCGCCCTCCCAGTCCCCTTTCTGGAGGTCGAGGTCGGCGAGTCGGGCGATGGCATCGGCGTTGTCGGGCTGCTCGACGATCAGGGTCCCAAGCCCGTCCCTGGCCTTCCCCGTCTCCCCCTGGCTGGCCTGGCATTCGGCACGGGCCATGGCGATGGCGGCCTTCGCGGCGGGCGTGACGCCGCCGGGCTTCTTCGCGGCCTCGGCCAGGGCATTCGCGTACGCTTCATCGGCCTCGGCATAGCGGCCGTTCTGGAGCAGCC from Aquisphaera giovannonii includes these protein-coding regions:
- a CDS encoding tetratricopeptide repeat protein, with product MAHGIVLAALMFLAQAPAEAPADGAGPKGLDAARRLLQNGRYAEADEAYANALAEAAKKPGGVTPAAKAAIAMARAECQASQGETGKARDGLGTLIVEQPDNADAIARLADLDLQKGDWEGAEAAAKKALEKSPDHIPARWVAARLLEARGKREEAVQACKWFVDHYNGRPADLARNAENLLIVGQAAERYYRSTARGEELSGALNDVINEIYEAALRADQNCWQAPWLEGKLFLSGYNERAAAKELARAQQINPLSPEVLVTLGQADLQGYRLAAGRKKAEAALGVNPHFAPAYVLLADLNISDERFTDALKAAEKAVAENPRDEDALARLAASRRLLVDAPGAQAAELMALANSPNPATFYAALAERLADRRKYLSAERAFLLAAQADPTRADAPIGLGMLYMQIGREAEARSLFEEAFAADPFNVRADNMMKVLKHMESYSPIESKHYSVLVDPTQDELLGKYMARYLESIYDELTTRFGYVPPGRTRIEIMKNHQWFSGRTIALPFIPTVGACTGKVVALASPKATGKPFNWARVLKHELVHVITLQQTEFNIPHWYTEALAVESEGFPRPQEWNKMLLERVPGRSKLLNLDTINLGFIRPNEPEDRQMAYCQAQLYARYMLKRFGDDALIKMLMAYRRGLTTDRAIRECFGVEKADFEKAYLAYLDEVIKSIRVRVNEEKPVKFSQLERQLKQKPEDPDLNAQMAYEHYARRDYKEARPLAEKALSLKPHHPLASYVKARLLSSIGDDDAARAVLEPALDEAKPDERVADLLGQLRMKAGLLDEAEKLFEIARKDDPYNTKWIASLARIHFRQKRTDKFLDDLAMIAANDADDVTIRKELAERHLAGGRPEEAAKWAEQWLQIDVYDPAAHVILADARARSGKLAEAIEEYETGLSLKAKKPNDIRTRIARAQLDLGRRDEARKTLDGVLKQDPEHPEAKKLRESLGPAKTG